Proteins co-encoded in one Listeria ivanovii subsp. ivanovii genomic window:
- a CDS encoding sigma 54-interacting transcriptional regulator, whose product MKRIDRIYEFILENPSTMTIREQLENNEGFTASRISETLDILRNNVSMELNELHRQGKIIKIVGRPVLYFPRKAVEEEIGRILADTELEFESCEALLKLLKPKIAERSPFDDLIGANDSLKTPVEQAKAAVLYPPNGLHTMILGQTGVGKTLFANLMYRFSQHAKRLPTDAPFIIFNCADYYNNPQLLMSHIFGHVKGAFTGAENDKGGLVEKADGGILFLDEIHRLPPEGQEMIFYLMDSGTYNKLGETDRTRTSNVLIIGATTENPESSLLKTFMRRIPIIITLPSLEERTAFERVELLKYLLSSEAHRVNKPIRIEDEAAKALLGNTTYGNIGQLKSNIQLVCAQGFLNSFDKDDEILIDFKTLPINIKDGFFHFSNRRKELQAIAEYLEPYTTIFPELNNTLITSDEYEPNFNLYKIIEDKASILMDQGVEDDDIKKFIKMDIDIHLNSFYNKFKNTIHNRENILKIVNEEILNFAEGVEQRIEHQLGKKLNERFLLAFSLHLTSFIKRIESNKPLKYTNIENVVNDQPEAYELSREIKDDIEATFHIRVPNMEVMYLTLLISSLLKDQENARVAVLVATHGNNTASSMVSVAKKLLGEGLVEGIDMPLDQSPKIVLDKLTERAREMDMGRGLLLLVDMGSLTSFAPVISERTGISVRSIDMVSTATVIEAVRKSNILDMELDSIYDSLKDFRGYGGYTSEDDSLDSSQKPHAIVTICATGEGTAEKLQLFIENILDTITTDAIKVIPIGLHEMDTRLEQLQEENDIIMAVGIQDPKIQIPFIPLERLFGNDGEEQLVSLVKQRNIIVKTGETGRIAKEIIEESLNEFLTYLNPKKTIDILSSFANVLEKKLGYELDNTFKINLLIHVGCALERMVLNDGLTYHEQKTMTNTLVFKALEETNKEVIYKMNLKLTNDELCYLYDILNEIQPEVIV is encoded by the coding sequence ATGAAGCGTATTGATCGCATTTATGAATTTATTTTAGAAAATCCCTCTACCATGACGATTCGCGAACAACTTGAGAATAATGAAGGATTTACCGCATCCCGTATTTCAGAAACTTTAGACATTCTAAGAAATAATGTCAGCATGGAATTAAATGAACTTCACAGACAAGGAAAAATTATCAAAATCGTTGGCCGACCAGTGCTTTATTTTCCCAGAAAAGCTGTTGAAGAAGAAATTGGACGAATACTTGCAGATACTGAACTTGAATTTGAAAGTTGCGAGGCTCTTTTAAAATTACTTAAACCCAAAATCGCGGAAAGAAGCCCTTTTGATGATTTAATTGGAGCAAATGATAGTCTGAAAACACCTGTCGAACAAGCCAAAGCTGCTGTACTTTATCCACCAAACGGACTACATACGATGATTCTTGGGCAAACAGGTGTCGGTAAAACGCTCTTTGCCAATTTAATGTATCGTTTTTCGCAACATGCTAAGCGGTTACCTACTGATGCGCCGTTTATTATTTTCAATTGTGCCGATTACTATAATAATCCACAACTTCTGATGTCCCATATTTTCGGTCATGTTAAAGGTGCTTTCACTGGCGCCGAAAATGACAAAGGTGGTCTTGTTGAAAAGGCAGATGGCGGTATCTTGTTCTTGGATGAAATTCATCGTCTACCTCCTGAAGGTCAAGAAATGATTTTCTACTTAATGGACTCTGGGACTTACAATAAACTTGGCGAGACGGACCGGACGCGAACCTCAAACGTGCTTATCATTGGTGCAACAACAGAAAATCCAGAATCTTCCCTATTAAAAACATTTATGCGCCGAATTCCAATTATTATTACGTTACCAAGTTTGGAAGAACGAACTGCTTTTGAACGTGTCGAGCTACTTAAATACTTACTGTCTAGTGAAGCTCATCGTGTCAATAAACCGATTAGGATTGAAGATGAAGCCGCAAAAGCTTTACTTGGCAACACCACTTACGGAAATATTGGTCAATTAAAATCTAATATTCAACTTGTTTGTGCTCAAGGATTCTTGAATAGTTTTGATAAAGATGATGAAATTTTGATTGATTTTAAAACTTTACCAATCAACATTAAAGATGGATTCTTCCACTTTAGTAATCGCCGAAAAGAACTTCAAGCTATCGCCGAGTACTTAGAACCCTATACAACCATTTTTCCAGAACTTAATAATACTTTGATTACCTCCGATGAATATGAGCCTAACTTTAACTTATATAAAATCATTGAAGATAAAGCATCTATACTAATGGATCAAGGTGTGGAAGATGACGATATTAAAAAATTCATCAAAATGGATATTGATATTCACCTTAATAGTTTTTATAATAAATTTAAAAACACCATTCACAACCGAGAAAATATTTTAAAAATTGTCAATGAAGAAATCCTTAATTTTGCAGAAGGCGTGGAGCAGAGAATTGAACATCAACTTGGTAAAAAGCTGAATGAACGCTTCCTGCTGGCTTTTAGTCTCCATTTGACGTCCTTTATTAAACGAATTGAAAGCAATAAGCCACTCAAATATACGAATATCGAAAATGTGGTCAATGATCAACCCGAAGCATACGAACTCTCGCGCGAAATTAAAGATGACATCGAAGCAACTTTTCACATTCGCGTCCCTAATATGGAAGTTATGTATTTAACCTTACTCATTAGTTCGCTTTTAAAAGATCAAGAAAATGCGCGTGTTGCTGTACTTGTAGCAACTCATGGAAATAATACTGCGAGTAGCATGGTCAGTGTAGCAAAAAAACTTCTAGGTGAAGGTCTAGTAGAAGGAATTGATATGCCACTAGATCAAAGTCCAAAAATTGTCCTTGATAAATTAACGGAACGTGCCCGGGAGATGGATATGGGGCGTGGTCTCCTGCTTTTAGTTGACATGGGGTCGCTTACAAGTTTTGCACCAGTGATTTCCGAACGTACAGGGATTTCGGTTCGTTCGATTGATATGGTTTCTACAGCGACAGTCATTGAAGCGGTTCGAAAATCCAATATTTTGGACATGGAGCTAGATAGTATTTATGACTCTTTGAAAGACTTCCGAGGATACGGAGGCTATACTTCCGAAGATGATTCACTTGATTCTAGTCAAAAACCACATGCTATCGTTACTATTTGTGCTACTGGTGAAGGAACAGCCGAAAAACTCCAACTTTTCATCGAAAACATTTTAGACACCATTACAACGGATGCAATTAAAGTCATCCCAATTGGCCTACACGAAATGGATACCCGACTTGAGCAGTTACAAGAAGAGAACGACATTATTATGGCTGTTGGTATTCAAGATCCAAAAATCCAAATCCCTTTCATCCCACTTGAACGACTATTTGGAAATGACGGTGAAGAGCAATTAGTTAGTCTTGTAAAACAACGCAACATCATCGTAAAAACAGGCGAAACTGGCCGAATTGCTAAAGAGATTATTGAGGAAAGCTTAAACGAATTTTTAACCTACTTGAATCCAAAAAAAACCATCGATATCTTAAGTTCCTTTGCAAATGTGCTGGAGAAAAAACTTGGCTATGAACTCGATAATACCTTTAAAATCAACTTACTTATTCACGTTGGTTGCGCACTCGAACGGATGGTTTTAAATGATGGTCTGACTTATCATGAGCAAAAAACGATGACCAACACCCTTGTTTTCAAGGCACTTGAGGAAACTAACAAAGAAGTTATTTATAAGATGAATTTAAAACTAACCAATGACGAATTATGCTATTTGTATGATATTTTAAATGAAATCCAGCCAGAAGTAATTGTATAA
- a CDS encoding FMN-dependent NADH-azoreductase, whose translation MSKVLFIKASPLPNEVSRSSQVAETFMEEYKAKNPSDTVEELVLYNTEVPLLDLELMTAGRELQAGKAFTDLAPEVQKRLNAYNALTDQFLAADKYVFVFPLWNLGIPPLLKAYVDTFVIAGKSFRYTEHGPEALLKDKKAILIHGSGGIYSAGQTSAFTHGEPYLRTILQFIGIEVAPTIFVEGIDHNPSKEAEIIANAKAVARESAAGF comes from the coding sequence TTGTCAAAAGTACTTTTTATTAAAGCATCACCACTTCCAAATGAAGTATCAAGAAGTTCTCAAGTAGCGGAAACATTCATGGAGGAATACAAAGCGAAAAATCCGTCTGATACAGTAGAAGAATTAGTGTTATATAATACGGAAGTCCCATTACTTGATTTAGAGTTAATGACTGCTGGCAGAGAGTTACAAGCTGGAAAAGCGTTTACAGATTTAGCTCCAGAAGTACAAAAAAGATTAAATGCGTATAATGCGCTAACAGACCAGTTCCTTGCAGCTGACAAATATGTTTTTGTATTCCCGCTTTGGAATCTAGGAATTCCGCCACTTTTAAAAGCATACGTGGATACATTTGTTATTGCGGGTAAATCATTCCGTTATACAGAGCATGGTCCAGAAGCTTTGCTGAAAGATAAAAAAGCGATTTTGATTCATGGTAGCGGTGGTATCTATTCAGCTGGGCAAACAAGTGCATTCACTCACGGAGAACCATATTTAAGAACTATTTTACAATTTATCGGTATTGAAGTGGCTCCAACTATTTTTGTAGAAGGAATTGATCACAATCCAAGTAAGGAAGCGGAAATCATTGCGAATGCTAAAGCGGTAGCGCGTGAAAGTGCTGCTGGATTTTAA
- a CDS encoding amino acid permease — protein MAEQKEELQRGLKNRHIQLIAIGGAIGTGLFLGAGKSIHLAGPSIMLVYLIIGAILFFVMRALGELLIHNPTTGSFTEFAEQYIGPWAGFITGWTYWFCWIVTGIAEITAVGMYVKFWVPDLPQWIPALACVLNLLLFNLATVKAFGEIEFWFAIIKVVVIIALIVIGFVLVFMGYKHGTSTASFANLVDYGGFFPNGIAGFLLAFQMATFSFVGIELVGVTAGEADDPDRTLPKAINNIPIRILIFYIGALLVLMSIYPWSNIDPNTSPFVSVFTMIGIPAAAGIINFVVLTAAMSSCNSGIFSTSRMLYTLSAEGKAPKKMHHLSSNGVPATALITSTACLLIGVFLNYFLPEQVFILVTSIATICFIWVWGVILVAHLRFRQKHPEIAAKSKFKMPLSPFMNWVSLIFFGGLLIILGFAADTRIALFVTPVWFLLLAFAYQVLKASNKKSKIRHN, from the coding sequence ATGGCAGAGCAGAAAGAAGAATTGCAACGAGGGCTGAAAAATAGACATATTCAGTTGATTGCAATAGGAGGAGCAATTGGAACAGGGCTTTTTCTAGGAGCCGGAAAGTCGATTCACTTAGCTGGTCCATCCATCATGTTAGTTTACTTAATTATCGGGGCTATCTTATTCTTTGTAATGAGAGCTTTGGGTGAATTATTAATACATAATCCGACAACAGGGTCTTTTACAGAATTTGCAGAACAGTACATTGGTCCGTGGGCTGGTTTTATTACTGGCTGGACATATTGGTTCTGTTGGATTGTTACAGGTATTGCCGAAATAACTGCAGTTGGGATGTACGTCAAATTCTGGGTACCAGATTTACCACAGTGGATACCTGCGCTAGCATGTGTATTAAATTTACTTCTATTTAATTTAGCCACCGTAAAAGCTTTTGGGGAAATTGAATTTTGGTTTGCTATTATTAAGGTAGTAGTTATTATTGCACTAATTGTTATCGGTTTTGTGCTAGTCTTCATGGGCTATAAGCATGGAACAAGCACCGCATCGTTTGCTAACTTAGTGGATTATGGTGGTTTTTTTCCAAATGGAATAGCTGGATTTTTACTTGCATTTCAAATGGCAACTTTTTCTTTTGTTGGTATTGAACTTGTAGGGGTAACTGCTGGAGAAGCAGATGATCCAGACCGTACACTTCCAAAAGCGATTAATAATATTCCGATTCGGATTTTGATTTTCTATATTGGCGCATTACTGGTTCTGATGTCGATTTATCCGTGGAGTAATATTGACCCTAATACAAGCCCATTTGTTAGCGTATTTACGATGATTGGAATTCCGGCAGCTGCTGGAATTATAAACTTTGTTGTATTAACAGCAGCAATGTCTTCTTGTAACAGCGGGATTTTCAGCACGAGTCGGATGCTTTATACACTCTCGGCAGAAGGAAAAGCACCGAAAAAGATGCATCATTTAAGCTCCAATGGTGTACCAGCAACAGCATTAATCACTTCAACAGCTTGCTTACTTATTGGTGTATTTTTAAACTATTTCTTACCAGAGCAAGTATTTATTTTAGTTACAAGTATTGCGACAATTTGTTTTATCTGGGTTTGGGGCGTTATTCTAGTAGCTCATTTACGTTTCCGCCAGAAGCACCCAGAAATTGCCGCAAAAAGTAAATTTAAAATGCCGTTATCACCATTTATGAACTGGGTTAGTTTAATTTTCTTTGGAGGATTATTAATTATCCTTGGTTTTGCAGCAGATACACGAATCGCGCTCTTTGTAACGCCGGTGTGGTTCCTTCTTTTAGCTTTCGCATATCAAGTTTTAAAAGCTTCCAACAAAAAGTCGAAAATTCGACATAATTAG
- a CDS encoding 2-hydroxyacyl-CoA dehydratase, producing MIHAGLDVGSTTAKAVALNDQGDILFQTYRRHYSDIKKVTLEIMQDMQKKCGMTEMTFKITGSSGLAISKFLNVPFVQEVIACTEAVEQVIPETDVVIELGGEDAKIIYFSGGIEQRMNNACAGGTGAFIDQIATLLQTNPTGLNELAQNANTIYPIASRCGVFAKTDVQPLLNEGARKEDIAASIFQSVVTQTISGLACGRPIRGKVAFLGGPLTFLDQLRYRFTETLKMKESDIIAPQNAEYFIALGTAFTGLNDVPTKVEDMINRLSNMDMTTMATDTVILPALFENETDLDNFRARHNKMKAKRAKLEDYEGDAYLGIDAGSTTTKLILMSQSNEILYSFYASNNGNPLQSVIDATSDLYEILPEKVRVAQSGITGYGESLIKAALKIDVGEIETVAHYRAAREFLPDVDFILDIGGQDMKCMKIKKGALDSLMLNEACSAGCGSFLETFAQTLNLSIEEFAARALEAKAPVDLGSRCTVFMNSKVKQVQKEGVSMEDLSAGLAYSVVKNALQKVIKLRSPKDIGEKVIVQGGTFYNESVLRAFELLTGREVIRPDIAGMMGAYGAALIAREHYETGEVTEMLVLEKLREFSAETSQSRCNLCSNTCQLTVTRFGDDRMFVSGNRCERGERVEKTRNVLPNLYAYKLKRTFDYKSLKRSEATRGTIGIPRALNVFENYPLWHTILTNLGFRVVLSSKSSKNLYDKGIETIASEAVCFPAKLTHGHIMDLIKKKADRIFYPSVVYEKPEFGEATNNFNCPVVAGYPEVIRVNVDALEEKNIPMISPFLTLDNEKALISQMSLAFPEVPVADMEEAVKAGLEEAALCRKDIQEEGEAALTYIKKNKIKGIVLAGHPYHIDPEVNHGIPELITMNGMAVLTEDSISHLGEIDHKLRVENQWKYHARLYRAASFTAKSEDLEFVQLTSFGCGLDAITTDMCQEIIEGHNKVYTLLKIDEINNLGAARIRVRSLKAAMEEREKNNVKPIRMKKPKERVMFTKEMKKTYTILAPQLAPTHFEMLEAAFKVGGYNLEVLPAVTPRAVDEGLRYVNNDACYPAILTIGQMMDALKHGDYDLNNLAVLMTQTGGGCRATNYISMLKKALGEAGIDHIPVISLNANGLEKQPGFKLTPKILVRLLAGISLGDGLDRMLYRTRPYEVEKGSANKLFRKYLDAGRDLMENYSLSAYKKLANEMVQAFDQLPITNEVKPRVGVVGEILVKFHPGANNDIVDVIEEEGGEAVVPDLTDFILYCCYDDHFAANTFGRSKVKSFAKQSVAIPLINQFRKPVTDALKKSARFEAPASIESIAEKASQLLSLGNKMGEGWFLTGEMFELLDSNVPNIACLQPFACLPNHITGRGMIKGLKKMYPEANIMSIDYDAGSSSVNQLNRIKLMLSIARKQLEGAEVVTEKETNTRFNPREKILGKAKQVRESAPVEMIGNKVKQAREADPVGAIAKKVKHVASASKEHVQTDND from the coding sequence ATGATTCATGCAGGATTAGACGTTGGATCGACCACAGCGAAAGCCGTAGCGTTGAACGACCAGGGGGATATTTTATTTCAAACATACAGAAGACATTATTCGGACATTAAAAAAGTAACATTAGAAATTATGCAAGACATGCAAAAAAAATGTGGAATGACAGAAATGACATTCAAAATCACCGGATCATCAGGACTAGCGATTTCCAAATTTTTGAACGTACCATTTGTGCAAGAAGTTATTGCATGTACAGAAGCCGTTGAACAAGTTATTCCTGAAACAGATGTAGTTATTGAGCTAGGCGGTGAAGACGCGAAGATTATTTATTTCAGTGGCGGGATTGAGCAACGAATGAATAATGCCTGTGCTGGTGGTACGGGAGCTTTTATCGACCAAATCGCAACGCTCCTTCAAACAAACCCAACAGGTTTAAATGAATTAGCACAAAATGCCAATACCATTTATCCAATTGCTTCAAGATGTGGTGTATTTGCTAAAACAGACGTACAACCATTATTAAATGAAGGGGCTAGAAAAGAAGATATTGCTGCTTCGATTTTCCAAAGTGTGGTGACGCAAACGATTAGTGGGCTTGCTTGTGGACGTCCAATTCGCGGTAAAGTAGCATTTCTTGGAGGACCACTCACTTTCCTTGATCAACTAAGATATCGCTTTACAGAAACGTTAAAAATGAAAGAAAGCGATATTATTGCTCCACAAAATGCGGAATATTTTATTGCGCTTGGAACTGCTTTTACAGGCCTAAATGATGTTCCAACCAAAGTAGAAGACATGATTAATCGTCTGTCTAATATGGATATGACAACAATGGCAACCGATACAGTAATTTTACCTGCGTTATTTGAAAATGAAACAGACTTAGACAATTTTCGGGCACGTCACAATAAAATGAAAGCGAAACGGGCGAAGTTGGAAGACTATGAAGGCGACGCTTATTTAGGTATTGATGCAGGATCAACCACGACGAAACTTATTTTAATGAGTCAATCAAACGAAATTTTATATTCCTTTTATGCTAGTAATAATGGGAATCCGCTTCAATCCGTTATTGATGCAACAAGTGATTTATATGAAATTTTGCCAGAAAAGGTACGAGTTGCACAGTCCGGTATTACCGGTTACGGCGAATCACTCATTAAAGCCGCACTGAAAATTGACGTTGGTGAAATTGAAACAGTAGCTCATTACCGAGCTGCACGCGAATTTTTACCGGATGTAGATTTTATTTTAGATATTGGCGGACAAGATATGAAGTGTATGAAAATCAAAAAAGGAGCACTCGATAGCTTAATGCTCAATGAAGCTTGCTCTGCTGGCTGTGGCTCATTCTTAGAAACATTTGCACAAACGCTGAATTTGTCGATTGAAGAATTTGCTGCCCGTGCACTGGAAGCAAAAGCACCAGTAGATCTTGGCTCTCGTTGTACTGTTTTCATGAACTCAAAAGTAAAACAAGTACAAAAAGAAGGCGTCAGTATGGAAGACTTATCCGCTGGCCTTGCTTATTCCGTTGTAAAAAATGCCTTGCAAAAAGTAATTAAACTCCGTAGTCCAAAAGATATTGGTGAAAAAGTAATCGTGCAAGGCGGAACATTTTATAATGAATCTGTCCTCCGAGCTTTTGAACTTTTGACTGGACGAGAAGTCATTCGACCAGATATCGCTGGAATGATGGGAGCATACGGGGCGGCACTAATTGCCCGGGAACACTATGAAACAGGCGAAGTAACCGAGATGCTCGTACTTGAAAAATTACGTGAATTTAGCGCAGAAACTTCACAATCGCGCTGTAACCTTTGTAGTAATACATGCCAACTTACGGTAACTAGATTTGGTGATGACCGGATGTTCGTTAGTGGAAATCGCTGTGAACGCGGTGAACGTGTCGAAAAAACGCGTAACGTTTTACCGAATTTGTATGCTTATAAATTAAAACGAACTTTTGATTATAAATCCCTAAAAAGGTCCGAAGCTACTCGTGGTACGATTGGAATTCCACGTGCACTTAATGTGTTTGAAAATTATCCACTATGGCACACCATTTTGACGAATTTAGGATTTCGAGTGGTCCTTTCTTCTAAATCATCTAAAAATCTATATGATAAGGGAATTGAAACGATTGCATCAGAAGCAGTTTGTTTCCCAGCCAAATTAACACACGGCCATATTATGGATTTGATTAAGAAAAAAGCCGACCGAATTTTCTATCCATCAGTTGTGTATGAAAAACCAGAATTTGGTGAAGCAACGAATAACTTTAATTGCCCAGTTGTTGCTGGTTATCCAGAAGTTATCCGTGTCAATGTTGATGCGCTAGAAGAGAAAAATATTCCAATGATTAGCCCATTTTTAACATTAGATAATGAAAAAGCACTAATCAGTCAAATGAGTTTAGCCTTCCCAGAAGTACCTGTTGCAGATATGGAAGAGGCAGTGAAAGCAGGACTTGAAGAAGCAGCACTTTGTCGTAAAGACATCCAAGAAGAGGGAGAAGCAGCACTTACTTACATTAAGAAAAACAAAATCAAAGGAATCGTTCTTGCGGGACACCCTTATCACATTGACCCTGAAGTAAATCACGGAATTCCGGAATTGATTACAATGAACGGAATGGCCGTACTAACCGAAGATTCCATTTCTCATCTCGGCGAAATAGATCATAAACTCCGCGTCGAAAATCAGTGGAAATACCATGCAAGACTTTATCGTGCTGCTAGCTTTACTGCCAAAAGTGAAGATTTAGAGTTTGTCCAATTGACTTCATTTGGTTGCGGACTTGATGCGATTACAACAGATATGTGTCAAGAAATCATCGAAGGTCATAATAAAGTGTATACATTACTTAAAATCGATGAAATCAATAACCTCGGCGCTGCAAGAATTCGTGTACGGTCCTTGAAAGCGGCGATGGAAGAGCGCGAAAAAAACAATGTGAAACCGATTAGGATGAAAAAACCAAAAGAGCGCGTTATGTTTACAAAAGAAATGAAGAAAACTTATACAATTTTAGCGCCGCAGTTAGCGCCGACTCATTTTGAAATGTTAGAAGCTGCTTTTAAAGTAGGTGGCTATAATTTAGAAGTGCTTCCAGCCGTTACGCCTCGTGCAGTAGATGAAGGTTTACGATATGTAAATAATGATGCGTGTTACCCAGCCATTTTGACGATTGGGCAAATGATGGATGCTCTAAAACATGGTGATTATGATTTGAATAATTTAGCTGTTTTAATGACGCAAACAGGTGGGGGATGTCGGGCAACCAACTACATCTCGATGCTGAAAAAAGCGTTAGGTGAAGCAGGAATTGATCACATCCCAGTCATTTCTCTCAATGCAAATGGGCTAGAAAAACAGCCAGGATTTAAATTAACACCAAAAATACTTGTTCGGCTCTTAGCAGGAATTAGCTTAGGGGATGGACTTGATCGGATGCTTTATCGGACAAGACCTTATGAAGTAGAAAAAGGAAGTGCGAATAAACTTTTTCGTAAATATTTGGATGCTGGCCGCGATTTAATGGAGAATTATTCGCTATCTGCATACAAAAAACTCGCAAATGAAATGGTGCAAGCTTTCGATCAGCTACCAATAACGAACGAAGTGAAACCACGAGTAGGGGTAGTTGGGGAAATACTTGTAAAATTCCATCCCGGCGCAAATAATGATATTGTGGATGTTATTGAAGAAGAGGGCGGGGAAGCGGTTGTGCCTGATTTGACTGACTTTATCTTATATTGCTGTTACGATGACCATTTTGCTGCAAATACATTTGGCCGTTCGAAAGTAAAATCTTTCGCAAAACAAAGTGTGGCAATCCCGTTAATTAATCAATTCCGGAAACCAGTCACAGATGCACTGAAGAAAAGTGCGCGTTTTGAAGCTCCAGCAAGCATTGAATCTATTGCTGAGAAAGCAAGCCAATTACTGTCGCTTGGAAATAAAATGGGTGAAGGTTGGTTCTTAACAGGAGAAATGTTTGAGTTACTAGATAGCAATGTGCCGAATATCGCTTGTTTACAACCATTTGCTTGTTTGCCAAACCACATCACCGGTCGTGGAATGATTAAAGGCTTGAAAAAAATGTACCCAGAAGCAAATATCATGTCAATAGACTACGATGCAGGCTCTAGTTCAGTTAACCAATTAAACCGAATTAAACTAATGCTGTCGATTGCAAGAAAACAACTAGAAGGAGCCGAAGTAGTTACTGAAAAAGAAACAAATACAAGATTTAACCCAAGAGAAAAAATTCTTGGCAAAGCAAAACAAGTTAGAGAGAGTGCCCCAGTTGAAATGATTGGCAATAAAGTCAAACAGGCTAGAGAAGCGGATCCAGTGGGCGCAATTGCTAAGAAAGTAAAACATGTCGCTTCCGCAAGTAAAGAACATGTTCAAACAGATAACGACTAA
- the ybaK gene encoding Cys-tRNA(Pro) deacylase, which produces MNKTNVCRKLEQQKISYELLEYTWNEDSLDAIHVALETGDSPSHIFKTIVLKGDKTGNIVACIPADKSIDLKRIAKISGNKRCELVPVSTLEKLTGYVRGGCSPIGMKKLFPTFIDSSAESIEKILISAGKRGLQILIAPMDLKQVVRGTLAAITEN; this is translated from the coding sequence ATGAATAAAACGAATGTGTGTCGAAAGCTTGAACAACAAAAAATCTCTTATGAGCTCCTTGAGTATACATGGAACGAGGATTCGCTAGATGCTATCCATGTTGCGCTAGAAACTGGGGATTCTCCATCTCATATTTTTAAAACTATTGTCCTAAAGGGGGATAAAACCGGAAATATTGTTGCGTGTATTCCTGCTGATAAATCTATTGATTTAAAAAGGATTGCTAAAATTAGTGGTAATAAAAGGTGTGAATTAGTCCCAGTTAGTACACTTGAAAAATTAACTGGCTATGTTCGAGGCGGTTGTTCTCCGATTGGAATGAAGAAACTGTTTCCAACTTTTATTGATAGCAGTGCCGAATCAATCGAGAAAATACTCATATCTGCTGGAAAAAGAGGGCTGCAAATCCTTATTGCACCAATGGATTTAAAACAAGTTGTTCGTGGTACGTTAGCCGCTATTACTGAAAACTAA
- a CDS encoding DUF5105 domain-containing protein has product MKKGLLSMVLMLSLMLVLSACGGASRVEPKKAGEITVNSIVYNKDTDKMKDVYGEDGTAFEKEFEKGFKESFISTFSASFSSDVNLDKEVDEFYNALRKQVNEKTSYTTKVTNDDKESPEIQFAVKGLDMKSIQTKLTEELTKAVTADPSIATDDEKMAKKTMEIYTKAVQNADAVSETKNVNLKLTVDSKDDSLWKMENDMAFMQELTTAFFMGGM; this is encoded by the coding sequence ATGAAAAAAGGATTATTAAGCATGGTATTAATGCTTTCACTAATGTTAGTATTATCAGCTTGTGGTGGAGCATCACGAGTTGAACCAAAAAAAGCAGGCGAAATTACTGTAAACTCTATTGTTTACAATAAAGATACTGACAAAATGAAAGATGTTTACGGTGAAGACGGTACTGCTTTTGAAAAAGAATTCGAAAAAGGTTTTAAAGAAAGCTTCATTAGTACTTTCAGCGCTAGCTTTTCTAGTGATGTTAACTTAGACAAAGAAGTAGATGAATTCTACAATGCACTACGCAAGCAAGTAAACGAAAAAACTTCTTACACTACTAAAGTAACAAATGACGACAAAGAAAGTCCAGAAATTCAATTTGCAGTAAAAGGGCTAGACATGAAAAGCATTCAAACAAAATTAACAGAAGAACTAACAAAAGCAGTAACAGCTGACCCATCAATCGCTACAGACGATGAAAAAATGGCGAAAAAAACAATGGAAATCTACACAAAAGCAGTACAAAATGCGGACGCAGTATCTGAAACAAAAAATGTAAATCTTAAATTAACAGTAGATTCAAAAGATGATTCTCTTTGGAAAATGGAGAACGATATGGCCTTCATGCAAGAGCTGACTACAGCATTCTTTATGGGTGGCATGTAA